The proteins below come from a single uncultured Dethiosulfovibrio sp. genomic window:
- the mnmA gene encoding tRNA 2-thiouridine(34) synthase MnmA — MDSCTSALLLRDMGYAPIGVKLVLHQGDDFNDQNRLKTLKSMGIEVLEVDGREVFHRSVIKPFLEDYEICRTPNPCVICNENAKLRLLFDEADRRGIDLVATGHYVKKAVYRGGYSLARASFAPKDQSYMLYRIPRRWIDRLIFPLGDMSKEQVRRYVAQEMGSPDMAQGDSQDICFIDGALDDFLLSKLGGSSSPGPMVSVDGEVLGQHRGLCLYTEGQRKGLGLGGGPWFVVKKDIKANSLILGRRENVEVRRIRASSPRWQQTVEVGASYDLQHRYRSRPQRGTLVSLGERGMEVFLDYPAQGVALGQSLVFYDGDRVLGGGIIDWTANW, encoded by the coding sequence GTGGATAGCTGCACGTCCGCCCTGCTTCTGAGGGATATGGGGTATGCCCCTATTGGCGTAAAGTTAGTTCTCCATCAGGGGGACGATTTTAACGACCAAAACAGGCTAAAAACCCTTAAATCCATGGGTATAGAGGTGTTGGAGGTCGACGGTAGAGAGGTGTTTCACCGATCGGTTATAAAGCCTTTTCTGGAGGACTACGAGATCTGTAGGACACCTAACCCCTGCGTTATATGCAACGAAAACGCCAAACTTAGGCTCCTTTTCGACGAGGCCGACAGGAGAGGTATAGACCTGGTCGCCACAGGTCATTACGTCAAAAAAGCCGTCTACAGAGGGGGCTATTCTCTTGCGAGAGCTTCTTTTGCCCCTAAGGACCAAAGCTATATGCTTTACCGCATTCCTCGTCGATGGATAGATAGGTTGATATTTCCCCTTGGCGATATGTCTAAGGAGCAGGTGAGACGTTACGTTGCACAGGAGATGGGCTCTCCTGATATGGCCCAAGGGGATAGCCAGGATATATGTTTTATCGATGGAGCTCTGGACGATTTTTTACTGTCTAAACTAGGTGGATCCTCCAGCCCTGGACCTATGGTCTCCGTCGATGGAGAGGTTTTAGGCCAGCATCGAGGCCTTTGTCTCTACACCGAAGGTCAGAGAAAGGGATTAGGATTAGGCGGTGGGCCGTGGTTTGTGGTAAAAAAGGATATAAAGGCCAATTCCCTTATTCTAGGTAGGAGGGAAAACGTCGAGGTCAGACGGATCAGGGCTTCCAGTCCTAGATGGCAGCAGACCGTCGAGGTGGGGGCTTCCTACGATCTTCAGCATCGGTATAGATCTCGCCCTCAGAGGGGTACGTTGGTCTCTTTGGGCGAACGAGGGATGGAGGTCTTTCTGGACTATCCAGCCCAAGGGGTTGCTCTTGGGCAATCTCTGGTTTTTTACGATGGAGATCGTGTTTTAGGTGGAGGAATTATAGACTGGACCGCTAACTGGTGA
- a CDS encoding cob(I)yrinic acid a,c-diamide adenosyltransferase has translation MSNLGLIHVYYGTGKGKTTAALGLALRACGAGLSVGIVQFMKGYPYSEVGPLLALKGVELVQTGRPDYIYKGKEKEMDINEARRGLDVAKAFLSGGKDLVILDEISVAVDFGLISEKEVLQIMDSKPEGVELVLTGRDPSEAILDRADYLSEIICRRHPYDKGVLSREGIDH, from the coding sequence TTGAGTAATTTAGGTCTTATCCACGTCTACTACGGAACTGGAAAGGGAAAGACCACCGCTGCCTTAGGATTGGCCCTAAGGGCCTGTGGTGCAGGCCTTTCGGTTGGAATAGTCCAGTTTATGAAAGGTTACCCCTACTCGGAGGTTGGGCCTCTTCTCGCTCTCAAAGGCGTTGAGCTGGTCCAGACCGGTAGGCCCGACTATATATACAAGGGCAAGGAAAAGGAGATGGACATTAACGAAGCCCGAAGGGGCCTTGATGTGGCAAAGGCCTTTCTGTCCGGTGGAAAGGACCTGGTCATACTGGACGAGATCTCCGTGGCGGTTGATTTTGGGCTCATATCGGAAAAAGAGGTCCTTCAGATTATGGATTCCAAGCCTGAAGGGGTCGAACTGGTCCTGACCGGGAGGGACCCTTCGGAGGCGATTTTGGACAGAGCGGACTACCTTTCGGAGATAATCTGTCGGCGACACCCTTACGATAAGGGAGTCCTTTCCAGGGAGGGGATCGATCATTAA
- the hypF gene encoding carbamoyltransferase HypF, with product MIERHIIVTGVVQAVGFRPFCAKLASRWNLGGSVSNTSEGVRLVLRGSRDTIDNYIRDLYISKPDLAEIHTLEMLDEFDCEKKGPFVIGPTIKGTGQRVLLPPDIATCSNCVQEMDNLGDRRYRYPFINCTDCGPRFSIVKGLPYDRPQTTMESFPMCPHCTEEYGDQNDRRFHAQPNGCPDCGPRIWSHKEGSEDLYDQEGLEKCRQGLRSGEIWAIKGLGGFHLACDPNCHRTLERLREAKRRPQKPFALMVENLDAAASIACLEEVGKRLLESTRRPIVLCPIRGDIPPLIAPNQDRVGIMLPYTPLHRLIMEGMVALVMTSGNLANSPLISENQEALSKLGNIVDGFLLHDRDIHMKIDDSLVAPCGDKSVIMRRARGYVPNPVHTSCKMPQILAAGGEMKSTFSLTRDNLIFPSQYLGDGKEMATLEYYKKTLKHFMGLYEIAPKVIAHDLHPLYMTTRVAKEVAGEDLPSMAIQHHHAHLAACLAEHHRNEPTIGVILDGTGYGTDGTIWGGEFLLGDLSEFSRVGHLMTCPLPGGDRSVKEPWRYSLSLLVQALGEDKALSRARELWSDREKTIELILKALGGAPVTSSCGRLFDGIWGLLAIGETVTYDGQGAGELEAKSGSSGKEIPMDIVGSGKDFIVDWRPFIRWIAEERPSVERGSSSFHLSLSRAITESCMRVREAHGIDTVALSGGVWQNCRLLRQTVASLENEGFSVLTHEKTSPNDESISIGQAAIAGWRWKKEEA from the coding sequence TTGATCGAGAGACACATAATAGTGACAGGGGTGGTTCAGGCCGTCGGTTTTCGGCCCTTTTGCGCCAAATTAGCCTCCCGATGGAACCTGGGGGGATCGGTATCCAACACCTCCGAAGGGGTCAGGCTAGTTCTCCGAGGAAGTAGGGATACCATAGATAACTATATCAGAGATCTTTACATCTCCAAACCGGATCTAGCGGAAATCCACACCTTAGAGATGCTGGATGAGTTCGATTGCGAGAAAAAAGGCCCCTTCGTCATAGGACCAACGATAAAGGGCACAGGGCAGAGGGTTCTGCTGCCTCCGGATATAGCTACCTGTTCAAACTGCGTACAGGAAATGGACAACCTAGGAGATCGAAGATACAGATATCCCTTCATAAACTGCACCGACTGTGGCCCTAGGTTCTCCATAGTGAAAGGACTGCCTTACGACAGACCTCAGACCACCATGGAGAGTTTTCCTATGTGTCCCCACTGCACCGAAGAATACGGAGACCAAAACGATAGGCGTTTTCACGCTCAGCCGAACGGATGTCCCGACTGCGGTCCTCGAATATGGTCCCATAAAGAGGGCTCGGAGGACCTGTACGACCAGGAAGGTCTCGAAAAATGCAGACAGGGCCTGAGATCGGGAGAAATATGGGCGATCAAAGGGCTTGGCGGTTTTCACCTCGCCTGCGACCCCAATTGCCACCGAACCCTTGAGCGGCTTAGGGAGGCGAAAAGACGACCTCAAAAGCCATTTGCGTTGATGGTGGAGAACCTAGACGCCGCTGCCTCTATAGCCTGCCTAGAGGAAGTGGGAAAAAGGCTTCTAGAATCGACCAGGAGGCCTATCGTCCTCTGCCCCATAAGGGGGGATATCCCCCCCCTTATCGCCCCTAACCAGGACAGAGTGGGCATAATGTTGCCCTACACCCCTCTCCACCGTCTGATTATGGAGGGCATGGTAGCCCTGGTTATGACCAGCGGCAACCTCGCCAATTCTCCTCTGATATCGGAGAACCAGGAGGCTCTGTCTAAACTGGGGAACATAGTCGACGGATTCTTACTGCACGATAGGGATATCCACATGAAAATAGACGATTCTCTGGTAGCACCGTGTGGGGATAAATCGGTGATTATGAGAAGAGCCAGAGGTTACGTTCCTAACCCTGTCCATACATCCTGCAAAATGCCCCAAATACTGGCCGCAGGAGGGGAGATGAAGAGCACTTTCTCCCTCACCAGGGATAACCTCATATTTCCTAGCCAGTATCTAGGGGACGGAAAAGAAATGGCTACCCTGGAATACTACAAAAAGACACTCAAACACTTTATGGGACTCTACGAAATAGCCCCTAAAGTAATTGCTCACGACCTTCATCCTCTATACATGACAACTAGGGTCGCCAAGGAGGTAGCAGGAGAGGACCTTCCCTCTATGGCGATCCAACACCACCACGCCCACCTTGCCGCCTGCCTAGCGGAACACCACAGGAATGAACCTACCATCGGAGTGATCCTGGACGGAACGGGCTATGGAACCGACGGGACCATATGGGGAGGGGAGTTTCTCCTAGGGGATCTATCGGAGTTCTCCAGAGTAGGCCATCTCATGACCTGTCCTTTACCTGGAGGAGACAGATCAGTTAAAGAGCCATGGCGATACTCTTTATCCCTTCTGGTTCAAGCTTTAGGGGAAGATAAGGCTCTGAGCAGAGCCAGAGAACTATGGTCGGACAGGGAAAAAACGATAGAGCTTATACTGAAGGCCTTAGGAGGGGCTCCAGTTACGTCCTCCTGCGGGAGGCTTTTCGACGGAATATGGGGGCTTTTGGCCATAGGAGAGACGGTAACCTACGACGGTCAGGGAGCAGGGGAGCTAGAGGCAAAATCCGGTAGCTCCGGGAAGGAGATCCCTATGGACATAGTCGGATCGGGGAAAGACTTTATCGTCGATTGGAGGCCCTTTATCCGGTGGATAGCGGAGGAAAGGCCGTCAGTTGAAAGGGGAAGCTCCTCGTTCCATCTATCCCTATCTCGGGCCATAACCGAAAGCTGTATGAGGGTAAGGGAAGCACACGGAATTGACACCGTAGCCCTTTCCGGTGGAGTGTGGCAGAACTGCCGTCTTCTCCGTCAGACCGTGGCATCCTTGGAGAACGAGGGTTTTTCGGTCCTCACCCACGAAAAAACCTCCCCTAACGACGAATCTATATCCATCGGACAGGCAGCGATAGCGGGATGGAGATGGAAAAAGGAGGAAGCTTAG
- a CDS encoding cold shock domain-containing protein, which translates to MKGTVKWFNGSKGYGFITTEEGNDVFVHFSAIEMDGYKVLEENEVVQFEITDGDKGPQATHVVRV; encoded by the coding sequence ATGAAAGGCACAGTCAAGTGGTTCAACGGTTCAAAGGGATATGGCTTTATAACCACCGAAGAGGGAAACGACGTTTTCGTTCATTTCAGTGCTATTGAGATGGACGGTTACAAAGTCCTTGAGGAAAACGAGGTTGTACAGTTCGAGATAACCGACGGCGATAAGGGGCCTCAGGCCACTCACGTCGTGAGGGTTTAG
- the glpX gene encoding class II fructose-bisphosphatase translates to MIDQEYDKTPDRNMALEFCRGTEAAALAAGRWMGRGDKIAADGAAVNAMRYMLNTIHMDGMVVIGEGEKDEAPMLFNGEKLGTGKGPKVDIAVDPIDGTRLTALGLSGAISVVAMAPSGTMFDPKCVFYMDKLVVGPEAKDVVDIEAPVEENIANVAKAKSKDVCDVTVVVLDRPRHSDLIARIRAAGARIKLIPDGDIGGALLTCKSDRGADILMGIGGTPEAVITACAMKALGGNMQGKLWVKNDDEMMCATGQGLDVKKVLQLDDLVSSDDVFFSATGITDGDFLSGVRYESDRIVTSSLVMRSKSGTVRYVEAIHRPKKLDAISGIDYKDCR, encoded by the coding sequence ATGATCGATCAGGAGTACGATAAGACACCAGACCGCAATATGGCCCTTGAGTTCTGTAGAGGAACCGAGGCCGCCGCTCTCGCCGCTGGCCGTTGGATGGGCAGAGGGGATAAAATCGCTGCCGACGGTGCGGCGGTAAACGCTATGAGGTATATGTTAAACACCATTCATATGGACGGAATGGTTGTCATAGGGGAGGGAGAGAAGGACGAGGCCCCTATGTTGTTTAACGGCGAAAAACTGGGTACCGGGAAAGGTCCTAAGGTGGATATCGCCGTAGATCCTATCGACGGCACCAGGCTTACCGCTCTCGGCTTAAGCGGAGCTATCAGCGTAGTCGCTATGGCACCTAGCGGCACTATGTTCGATCCTAAGTGCGTATTCTACATGGATAAGCTTGTAGTAGGCCCGGAGGCTAAGGATGTGGTGGATATAGAGGCCCCTGTTGAGGAGAACATCGCCAACGTGGCAAAGGCCAAATCGAAAGACGTATGCGACGTTACGGTGGTGGTCCTGGACAGACCGAGACACAGCGATCTTATAGCCAGAATAAGGGCAGCAGGAGCCAGAATAAAGCTCATCCCCGACGGGGACATCGGAGGAGCTCTCCTTACCTGTAAATCCGACAGAGGCGCGGATATACTCATGGGCATAGGAGGGACCCCTGAGGCGGTCATAACCGCCTGTGCTATGAAAGCCCTTGGAGGTAACATGCAGGGCAAGCTTTGGGTCAAAAACGACGATGAGATGATGTGCGCTACAGGGCAGGGTCTTGACGTTAAAAAGGTCCTTCAGCTGGACGATCTCGTATCCAGCGACGACGTGTTTTTCTCAGCGACAGGCATAACCGACGGCGATTTTTTGTCTGGCGTCAGGTATGAGAGCGATAGAATAGTGACCAGCTCTCTCGTCATGAGGTCCAAAAGCGGTACGGTCCGTTACGTGGAGGCGATCCATCGTCCCAAAAAACTTGACGCTATCAGCGGTATAGATTATAAAGATTGTAGGTAA
- the purB gene encoding adenylosuccinate lyase produces the protein MINRYETEEMRSIWSLENQYRTWMKVEIAVCEAWRDLGVIPEDAYEEIRSKSDFDVENIERIESEVHHDVIAFVTDMASHVGESGRYIHLGLTSSDVLDTANALRLREGIKVLLDQLQSLCSGVRDLAIKHRNTPCVGRSHGIHAEPTTFGLKVLNWYSQLLRDVKRLEEAEESISYGKLSGAVGTLAHTSPEFEEKVCSSLGLKVDPVSTQVIQRDRHAQVSYALASLGCALERISTEVRHLQRTEVLEVLEPFGSKQKGSSAMPHKKNPILCERISGMARLVRSYHMAALENIPLWHERDISHSSVERIAWPDSFHLIHYMSRLMEKVVRGMTVNETRMEKNLDLTGGLVFSQRVLLELVERFGMSREDAYSVVQSNAMRCWDGEGAFIDLLWDDPKVNSILTKEDLGALFSKDHYFRHVDAIFGRFGI, from the coding sequence ATGATAAATCGCTATGAGACGGAAGAGATGAGGTCGATCTGGTCTTTGGAGAACCAGTATCGGACCTGGATGAAGGTGGAGATCGCCGTATGTGAGGCATGGAGGGACCTCGGGGTCATTCCAGAAGATGCATATGAGGAAATCAGGTCAAAAAGCGATTTTGACGTTGAGAATATCGAGAGGATCGAGTCGGAGGTTCACCACGACGTAATAGCCTTCGTCACCGACATGGCCTCCCACGTAGGAGAGAGTGGGAGATATATCCATCTAGGTCTTACTAGTAGCGATGTCCTCGATACCGCCAATGCCCTCAGACTTAGGGAGGGCATAAAGGTTCTCCTAGACCAGCTCCAGTCTCTTTGCTCCGGTGTGAGGGATTTAGCGATAAAACATCGTAATACACCCTGTGTAGGAAGGTCTCACGGCATTCACGCGGAGCCAACTACATTCGGTCTCAAAGTCCTCAACTGGTATTCCCAGCTGTTGAGGGACGTCAAAAGGCTTGAGGAGGCGGAGGAGTCGATCTCCTACGGAAAACTTTCCGGCGCCGTAGGGACCTTAGCCCATACCTCCCCGGAGTTTGAGGAAAAAGTGTGTTCCTCTTTAGGGCTTAAGGTGGATCCCGTCTCCACCCAGGTTATACAGAGAGACCGCCATGCCCAGGTCTCCTACGCCTTGGCCTCCCTTGGCTGTGCCTTAGAGCGTATATCCACCGAGGTTCGCCACCTTCAGAGGACCGAGGTGCTGGAGGTCCTGGAGCCCTTCGGCAGTAAACAGAAGGGCTCCTCCGCCATGCCTCATAAAAAGAATCCCATCCTTTGCGAGAGGATTTCGGGTATGGCAAGGCTTGTAAGGTCCTACCACATGGCGGCTCTGGAGAATATCCCTCTGTGGCACGAGAGGGATATCAGCCATTCCTCTGTAGAGCGTATAGCCTGGCCTGACTCTTTTCACCTCATCCACTATATGTCTCGCCTTATGGAGAAGGTCGTCAGAGGTATGACCGTTAACGAGACAAGAATGGAGAAAAACTTGGATCTCACCGGAGGTCTGGTTTTCAGTCAAAGGGTTTTGCTGGAGCTAGTGGAGCGTTTCGGCATGAGTCGAGAGGACGCCTATTCGGTGGTTCAGTCCAACGCTATGAGATGCTGGGACGGAGAGGGTGCTTTTATAGACCTTTTATGGGATGATCCTAAGGTGAATTCAATTTTGACCAAAGAGGATTTGGGGGCTCTTTTCTCTAAAGACCACTATTTTCGTCATGTAGACGCTATTTTTGGGAGGTTCGGGATATGA
- the ftsY gene encoding signal recognition particle-docking protein FtsY, with amino-acid sequence MAFLKDIKTKLSSVREKWSDGVVSLFSGKINDDFWIDLEEKLISGDVGVDLSESLVSELKGIYRKEGIREPKVLLSSFRSLLVERLKKIPLMGAPVDLSSGSKVIVMVGVNGSGKTTTAGKLASSFQAKGKKVIMAAADTYRAAAVEQLQAWGERTGVRVIAQQQGSDPGAVTFDSINAAKASGAEVVIVDTAGRLQSKHNLMEELGKIYRVISREIERADIESFLVLDAVTGQNALRQAQVFDEVAPLTGIVLTKYDNTAKGGIVLAIADQLALPIRYIGLGEGVEDLGPFDPEEFVDALLGTSPKVQDVQ; translated from the coding sequence ATGGCCTTCTTGAAGGATATAAAGACAAAGCTCTCTTCGGTGAGGGAAAAATGGAGTGACGGAGTCGTTTCCCTTTTTTCCGGAAAGATAAACGACGATTTTTGGATTGACCTAGAGGAGAAGCTTATCTCCGGTGACGTCGGAGTAGATCTGTCCGAGTCTCTTGTCTCGGAGCTTAAAGGTATTTACAGGAAAGAGGGTATAAGGGAACCGAAGGTCCTTTTATCCAGCTTCAGAAGCCTTTTGGTGGAAAGGCTAAAAAAGATACCTCTGATGGGTGCTCCGGTAGACCTATCCTCCGGCTCTAAGGTTATAGTGATGGTAGGGGTAAACGGGAGCGGAAAGACCACTACCGCAGGAAAGCTCGCAAGTAGCTTTCAGGCTAAGGGGAAAAAGGTTATCATGGCCGCAGCGGACACCTATAGGGCGGCGGCTGTAGAGCAGCTTCAAGCCTGGGGAGAGAGGACCGGCGTAAGGGTTATAGCTCAACAGCAGGGGAGCGATCCTGGGGCTGTTACCTTTGACTCCATAAACGCCGCTAAGGCCTCCGGTGCGGAGGTCGTCATAGTCGACACCGCTGGAAGGCTTCAGTCCAAACACAATCTCATGGAAGAGCTAGGCAAGATTTACAGGGTTATCTCTCGGGAGATAGAGAGGGCGGATATAGAGTCCTTCTTGGTTCTTGACGCCGTCACCGGTCAAAACGCCTTAAGACAGGCCCAGGTGTTCGATGAAGTAGCTCCTTTGACCGGTATAGTTTTAACCAAGTACGATAATACCGCTAAAGGTGGTATAGTTCTGGCTATAGCGGATCAACTGGCTCTGCCTATAAGGTATATAGGTCTCGGAGAAGGGGTGGAAGATCTTGGCCCCTTTGACCCGGAGGAGTTTGTCGACGCCCTTTTAGGCACATCCCCAAAAGTACAGGACGTCCAGTAA
- the ricT gene encoding regulatory iron-sulfur-containing complex subunit RicT, producing the protein MFLTVFGKPRYLGLVSEAGIPVLVPGEPVVVETSRGEEVAKVAGEISGEQADFYVRSNEEGSKEGVQNGEPGLQTVSFVRQATDRDLLLDGENRSLEEGVLYKSRQLLGEHRLAMKIVDVEYLLDRKKLFFYFTSEQRVDFRAYVRDLAREFKTRIELRQIGVRDESKVVKGIAPCGRPCCCSYWLHAFMPIGIKMVKEQNLALNPSKISGLCGRLMCCMSYEHNVYRELWKKLPNPGSKIKGPRGNFLMMGVDIKEGSVLLRSPDGAHFSVEVDSFEDFKEKVLAGEDGMIPNSRPSGNRKKSSGNDLPPPVQIPSVKDAGGKDTKGDGPSVDKVLKKEPSSGLEVGAKKNPRRRKKKKKPLGSEPVQPPVAKDKQESPEKKSSDTAKKKRRRRSNRKKPVPSEGGDS; encoded by the coding sequence GTGTTTTTGACCGTATTTGGTAAACCTAGATATCTAGGTTTGGTCTCTGAGGCGGGGATACCGGTATTAGTGCCCGGTGAGCCTGTGGTGGTGGAGACCTCTAGAGGAGAGGAAGTCGCTAAAGTAGCAGGTGAGATTTCCGGCGAACAGGCGGATTTTTACGTCAGAAGCAACGAGGAAGGCTCAAAGGAAGGGGTTCAAAACGGAGAGCCCGGCCTGCAGACAGTCTCCTTCGTTAGACAGGCTACCGACAGAGATTTACTGCTAGATGGGGAGAATCGATCTCTGGAGGAAGGGGTTTTGTATAAATCTCGCCAACTTCTGGGAGAACATCGCCTTGCCATGAAGATAGTGGATGTCGAGTATCTACTGGATAGAAAAAAACTTTTTTTCTACTTCACCTCGGAGCAAAGGGTCGATTTCAGGGCGTACGTAAGGGACTTAGCCAGGGAATTTAAAACCAGAATAGAGCTAAGGCAAATTGGAGTCAGGGACGAGTCTAAGGTCGTCAAGGGGATCGCTCCCTGTGGGAGGCCCTGCTGCTGTAGCTACTGGCTTCACGCTTTTATGCCTATCGGCATCAAAATGGTAAAAGAGCAAAACCTGGCCCTCAACCCCAGCAAGATATCCGGTCTCTGTGGGCGTCTTATGTGCTGTATGAGCTACGAACATAACGTATACAGAGAGCTTTGGAAAAAGCTGCCTAACCCAGGAAGCAAGATAAAAGGGCCTCGAGGCAACTTCCTGATGATGGGTGTGGATATCAAAGAGGGGAGTGTGCTTCTCAGATCTCCTGACGGAGCCCATTTTTCCGTCGAGGTAGACTCTTTTGAGGATTTTAAGGAGAAAGTCCTGGCAGGAGAGGATGGTATGATACCCAACAGTCGTCCCAGCGGGAACAGGAAAAAAAGCTCCGGTAACGACCTTCCTCCACCTGTTCAGATCCCCTCGGTTAAGGATGCCGGAGGTAAGGACACTAAAGGCGATGGACCATCGGTTGATAAAGTTTTAAAGAAAGAGCCTTCCTCTGGTCTGGAAGTAGGGGCGAAGAAAAATCCGAGGAGGAGAAAGAAGAAAAAGAAGCCTTTAGGATCCGAACCGGTTCAGCCCCCTGTCGCTAAGGATAAACAAGAATCTCCAGAGAAAAAATCCTCCGATACGGCTAAGAAAAAGAGGAGACGAAGAAGCAACAGGAAGAAACCTGTTCCCAGTGAGGGAGGGGATAGCTGA
- a CDS encoding DUF327 family protein encodes MKIERTSRDRSGGIGLPLKDDKRGPSRSVGGSFDKAVQTVEIEALLKELDDIGSKLSRVPSRVVLARYRELVKQLLDQALKGFLLRRDLRWRRTERRAFVVVEQTEEWLQELEDVLLRENQRTKALRLMEDIKGCLISLLF; translated from the coding sequence GTGAAAATAGAGAGAACCTCCAGAGATCGATCGGGAGGTATCGGTTTACCTCTCAAAGACGATAAAAGAGGGCCATCCAGATCCGTCGGTGGCTCTTTCGATAAAGCGGTTCAGACCGTGGAGATAGAGGCTTTATTGAAGGAACTTGACGATATCGGGAGCAAGCTCTCCAGAGTCCCCTCCAGGGTGGTGCTCGCTAGGTACAGGGAACTGGTAAAACAGCTTCTCGATCAGGCGTTGAAGGGATTTTTGCTGCGCAGAGATCTACGGTGGAGGAGAACCGAGAGAAGGGCTTTTGTCGTGGTAGAGCAGACCGAGGAGTGGCTCCAGGAGCTGGAGGATGTCTTGCTCAGGGAGAACCAGAGGACCAAGGCCCTTAGACTTATGGAGGATATCAAAGGATGCTTAATATCCCTGCTTTTTTGA
- the tmk gene encoding dTMP kinase: MLVSSRVHRKGLFISFEGIDGSGKSTQARLLCDHLMDLGYSVTLTREPGDWSEGGKLREVLLDGTLMHHKTELFLFLADRCEHLAQVIVPALSRGDIVVCDRYTDSTVAYQCFGRGLDLSFVERLFGWCEFPTPEITVWLNLSRQESLSRMEGRGTSDRIELDFDLMAKISDGFSYLARRYPDRIAPVDGSGDPEEVFRRVRDSLKGLIW; encoded by the coding sequence ATGCTAGTTAGCTCGAGAGTGCACCGTAAGGGACTTTTTATATCCTTTGAGGGAATCGACGGGTCTGGAAAATCAACTCAAGCCAGGCTGTTGTGTGATCACCTCATGGATTTAGGTTATTCAGTAACGCTGACCAGAGAGCCTGGGGATTGGTCCGAGGGAGGTAAGTTAAGGGAGGTCTTGCTTGACGGAACTCTGATGCACCACAAGACCGAGCTGTTTCTCTTTCTCGCCGACAGGTGTGAACACCTAGCTCAGGTTATTGTCCCAGCCCTATCCAGAGGGGATATAGTCGTTTGTGACCGTTATACAGACTCTACCGTCGCTTACCAGTGTTTCGGAAGAGGGCTAGATTTGAGCTTTGTCGAGAGGCTCTTTGGCTGGTGTGAATTTCCAACTCCCGAAATAACTGTATGGCTTAATCTATCCCGTCAGGAGTCCCTCTCAAGGATGGAGGGTAGAGGTACTTCGGATAGAATAGAACTGGATTTTGACCTTATGGCCAAAATCTCCGACGGCTTTAGCTATCTCGCTCGACGTTACCCCGATAGGATTGCCCCCGTGGATGGAAGCGGAGATCCTGAGGAGGTTTTTCGTAGAGTGCGCGATAGTCTGAAAGGGCTGATTTGGTGA